AAGACAACCAGCCAGATCACCCAGCCGCCAAGTCACCGGTAAAGACCAACGACGATGGCGTGATCGCCGTCCCATTGATCGATAAGGTAATAATCTGTTGCGCAATTCGCTGCGCCGTCTCCGGCCGATCACCGTTGCCCGGATTCACCGGATAAGCGGGAAAACTTGCGGCACTCAGACTAACACGCAAACAATGGCCTTTGGGTAGAACGATACAAGTCGGTTGCAACTTCACGACCAGTGGCAATGCATCCGTCTGATTGACCCGCTGATAACCTTGGGCAAAGCTATAGGCCCGGCCATTCGGATGCACATCACTCAGAACCACACAGATATCCCAGCTCGCCGCATCCGCCGCACAATAGAGTGCCAATTCCGCCGCACCCACAATTTGCAAGCGTTCTATCAGTGGCTCAGTTGTGTAAGTCAGGACATCACTCCGATCGTCTACGCTCGATCGTTCAATCGGTCCCGCTGGATAAGTCGCATGTCCCCCGACTGCAGGGACGGGCCGCCACGGATCATGCACTAACCGATCCGACTGCGGCACGATCGCCGCGGGCAAGTCCGGGGACAAAACACCACACGTCATCGACGTTAACCCCGTGGGATGGAGATAAAACTGCTGTGGCGTTGCCAATGGCCAAGTTTCCGAGACCAGCCAATCTTGACTGCCCATCTCAAACAGGCGGACTGCTGGCGCATCGGCCACACCATTCGCGATGCCTTTCAGCCAATAGTCAAACCACTGCACCTGTAATCGATCGCAGGGATTCACGGCAGCTGTCCCAAAATCTAAATCCCCGGCCCGACGGCCCCAAGGCAAATGCGTCCAAGGCCCCATAATTAAATGCTGTGGGTGCGGACTTGCAGCCGCCATTGCCTGATAGAGATTCAGCGTTCCACGCGCAAAGGTATCAAACCAGCCACCAATGTGAAGCATTGGTAAATCCGCCAGCACTGCGGCATAGGTCTTTGGAGAGAGTCGCTGCCAGTAGTCATCGTCAGCGGGACGATTTAACCAGTCATGATAGAACGAGTCGGCGGCCAGTGATCGGAGCAAGTCGGCATCAACCGGAACCGCATCGGCCAATGGCAAAGACTTTGCCGCCGCCGCTAATTTTAAAAAGGTGGATTCATCGCCTGATCGACGTGCCGTCTCCGCGGCAAGCTGCACTGCCCAAGCGAGATTCGTCTGCCAGCAAAATGCCCCACCCTCATAGGCCCAGTCCGCATACAGATCGTAGCCAATCATCGCTGGACAAATAGTTTTCAATGCCGATGGTTGTGCCGCCGCCGCATATAGCTGGGTCATCCCTTGATAGGAAAATCCATACATGCCCACATGGCCATCGCTGCCAGGCAAGTTCGCCGCCCAGTCGATCGTGTCCGCACCATCCGCAATTTCTGTTTCAAACAACCGAAATTCACCCGCAGAACTGCCGCGGCCCCGGACATCCTGAATCACCACAATATAACCGTGGGCCGCATACCAAGCCGGATGGGCGTACACCACAGTTGAGGCGATCGCCCGGCCATAGGGCTGTCGCATCAACAACACCGGAAAGGTGCCATCAATATCCGGATAATACACATCGGCGTCAAGGCGCACCCCATCCCGGGTCTGCATGGACACCAACTGTGGGGAACAAACCTGAAACATGACCCTACCTACAAGCGCGAATAAGCGGAAATGATGAGCTAGCTAGACTCACACCATCAATTGTAGGCAACTGCGGACCACTCAACGACGCGGTCAGAAAAGGCCCGCGGTTACATGGCCTGACTGACCACCAAATCCAACACCTGCTTGGGAGACGGGATCAAGACACTTAAGGGAATTTGCGCTGCGGGTGGAGTCAGACTGGCCACTTCCACACTCGGGCCAGAAATTCGATTATCGAATCCGGGTATCGCAATTGGCGTAGCCGCACTAGGTGATGGCGCTACAGAATCCAGGGGAACCGCCACCGGCTCAATCACACGACCCGACAATTTCGTCTCACGCACGACCGGACCATCTAACAGCAGCAACTGCGTGTCACGTGATAGAAAATTCGTCACCATCAGATCGGTTTTGCCATCTCCGTCAAAATCCTGAATCCGTTCAAAATAACGATTCTCCAGTCCCGTCAATATGGCTGTGTCAAACTTGCCATCAGCATTGCCAATGAACAGCTCCGCCGTATTCGCCGCGGGTCCACGGAACAAAATATCCGCCCGCTGATCACCGTTAAAATCCCCAAAGTTAAAGGCCCCATCAGGTGCCGTTGCGGGCAATTCGACCGGCGTTGCGGCATCCTGTAGTCCGGACTCACCCCAAAACCACACCCGGCTACGGCCCGTGAATCGCTCCCGATCGAACACATCCGTACGACCATCGCCATTAATATCGACCAACTTCAAATCGCCACGACTGCCCGGCAACTCGATTCTTTGGAGATCAAGCAGTGTCGCACCATCGAGCAGCCAAACTTCTAATTGCCCAGTCGCCGAATCCTGCCAAAAGATATCGGCTTTACCGTCGGAGTTAAAATCGGCAATTTGTGACGCCCAACTTTGCGGCACGATCGGCAATGGTAAGGATTCGGCAATCTCACCATTTTTCATAAACCAAATCTCGGAAGCGGCATCATCGCCAATATAGCGCCAGAAAATATCCGTCGTACCATCACCAACTTGTCCCGCGTCCACCAGATCAATGGCTGTCTTACTCGACAAGCGATGCCGCCAGTACAGGTCATCATTCGTGCCGTCACCGTCAAAGTCACCCACCCCAACCAAATTCCAACCGGGATCAGGCGAAGGTGCCGACAAGGCCCGAGCGCGAAAAATCCCACTATCCGCCTGCACAAATACGTTCGGTTCCCCCGCCACAGTATCAATGAAATCGGCGCGCCGATCGCCATTGAAATCGAATTCTGAGGCCCCAAACGGTTTTAGATTCAGCATTGGGATTGATTGCTCCAGACGAGGATTGAACTCCATGCTGATCAAACCCTGAATCGCCCTAAATAATCATCTTTCTACAGAAGTAAACTTTCTATTCCCTAGAGATATTTTAACGGTGGCGCCATGGTATCGGAACTTTCCAAATTCAATTCGCGTCCTGAGCTACATGCTGGCTGAGCCAAGGTAATAAGGCGCGAACGACTTCGTAGTTGTGCTCGCGACTTCATCCCGCACAGCCATGCTGGCAGCGCGATCAAGCATCACATTAATTTCTGCCAGGCGAACTTTTGATCAGTCCCGGCCAGTGATCTAGCTGACACCAAAGGCTAAAGCGGCAACTGCCGACTTTGGTGCAACCCTAACCTAACTATTTCACAAGGTATAGCCCTATGCGACTTCCTCTTGCTGCGGCCTGTAGTCTCGGCGCACTCACCGTTTGTCATTCTGCACCACCCGCCCAAGCCGCCACGGCCAAAACGGCCCCCACAGCTGATCAAAATTGGGTGATTCAAACCGAATCACCGACACTGGCCAACACTGTCACCACCACGCCACCCGAAATGCTGACGCAGCCCGAATCAATGGCGCTGCCTGAGTCTACGCCGCAAGCCCTTGCCGCACGTTTACCCGCAAGTCCGGCCTCAATTACCGAAACACCCGCCACGCCAATTACATCGCCGACGAATTATGGCGCAGCGGCGCTCACAACCACACCCCGACGGCTCACTGCAACACCCAGTCCAACAACAACACCCAGTTCAACTACGGCAAAGCAAGCAACGCCGCCACCACCTTCAGCCGCCATCACAATCAGCGAACCAACTGCACAGATTGTGGCGCAGCAGTCCACACCAAAGCCCAGCGAAAAATTAGTGCGGCCCAAGTCGGCCATTGCCCCACCGAGCCAACCAGTTGACCCACCGGCTGATGCCGTCAAACCATCGCGGCTGAATCTACCCAATTTCGTAATTGAGACAAATCCGGTCAGTCAAACGCCAACAACGCCAGTCACGTCGCCATCAGAAAATATCGCACCACCAATTGCGAATGACAACACTAACAACATCGCTCCAGCGATTAAGCCAACCACACCAACACCAACCGGACAAAACTCCAGTCTTGCCGCCGATCTAGCCGTGCAAGTGCTTGACGTGAAGATTACCGGGGTTGATCCTGAGATTCAAAAAATTCTGCGCGATCGTTTAGCCACACGTCCCGGTCGTCAAAGTAGCCTCAACCAAATCAACCAAGATATTGCGACGATGCTCAGCACTGAGTTGATTGGCAGTGCCAGTTTTACCACAGCGATTTCGGACAACGGCATTAGCGTTACATTCCAAGCCACACCGGTAACCGTTCAAAACATCCAATTGCGTAACGCCAAAGTATTGACTACAGCAGTCGCGAGCGAAATCTTCAAAGATCAACTGGGGCAAGCTATTCAGCCGAGTAAACTCGATCAAGGTGTCCGAGCAATCAACCAATGGTATCTCGATAATGGCTATAGCCTTTCACGGGCGATCGATGTTGAACCGAATCGCAATGGCTCACTGAAATTAACGGTGAAAGAAGGAACGATCGATGAATTGAAGATTCGTTTCGTCGATGAATTTGGGCGCACCGTTGATGACGACGGCAAAGCAATTCAGGGGAAAACCAAAGAAAGCTTTATCCGCCGAGAAATCAAGTCCAAGCAAGGTGACATCTTCCAAGTTAGTCGGATTCAGGCCGATCTCAAAAATCTGTATCAAACGGGTCTATTTATCAATGCGGGCGTCACGCTTGAAGGTGACGCAGACAAGACCAGCGTCGTTTATAACATCGCCGAAGGCGCGAACCGGCAGGCCAATATTGGCGGCGGCTTCAGCAGTGACACTGGCATCTTTGGCTCCGCCACCTATAACGACCAAAATCTCGGTGGTACAGGCAACCAAATCGGGGGACGGATTCTGCTCGGTTCCAAGGATTTGCAATTTAACGGCAAATTTACCCGCCCTTTCCGGGATAGCGATCCAAGTCGTTGGGGCTACAGTATCAACGCTTTCCGCGAACGGGGCATTTCCCGCGTCTTCGATGACGACATTCTCTTAGCGAACGGCGATCAAGTGCGCGAAGGCAAAATTGGGGCCGGAATTGGCCTGACCAAGTCCCTCGGCAACAACTGGAATGGGACGATCGACCTCGGCTACACTCGCACCAGCCAGCGCGATGGCAGCGGCAATGTCGTGCAATTTGACAACGCCGGCAACCCCTTATCCCTGAGTGGTCGGGGCATTGATGACCAAGTGACCCTCGGCTTTACCGCCGGGTTTGACCAAGTTGATAATCCCAGCAATCCCAAATCTGGGTCAAGATTACAACTGAGCACTGAGCAAGGTTTACCGATCGGCACTGGCAGTTCCGCCGCCAACAAGCTCTCGGCCAATTTTACCCAATACGTGCCGGTTAATATCTTTAATAAGAACCAGCAAAATCGCGACACACAAGAAGTATTTGCCTTTAATGTCCAAGGCGGCACGACGATCGGGGCCTTGGCTCCCTACAAAGCCTTTACGCTCGGCGGTGTCGACTCCGTGCGCGGCTATGGTCAAGGGGAATTAGGCATTGGTCGCAGCTATATCCAAGCCAGCGCCGAATATCGTTTTCCGCTGATTTCTTCTCTGGGTGGAACTGTGTTTGCGGACTTCGCCAGTGACCTCGGTTCGGCTTCTCTCGTCCCTGGTGCCCCCGGCCAAGATCGCAACCGTCCGGGGAGTGGCTTCGGCGTTGGTGCCGGCATTCGCTACAACTCTCCCCTCGGCATCCTCCGCGCTGATTGGGGCTTCACCGATAGCGGCACAAATCGCGTCCAGTTCACGATCGGTGAAAAATTCTAGGGTGCAGCAACGTTCAAACAACGCCAAACTGAACCTAAACAACTGCAAAGGGGACGGGCAATTGCCCGTCCCCTTTGCAGTTGTTTCAATCCGCCCAAATATTCAACCAGCCACCATCGGATAGTTGAACCGGTTAACACTAACCGTCGGCATTAATCCGTGCAGCCAAGGTTTCGAGCACTTCTGTTGCCAATACATTATCGACCTGGCAAGTCCCAGCATTGGCGTGACCGCCACCACCGTACTCCAGCATCAACTCACCGATATTGGTATTCGAGCTGCGATTGACGATCGATTTACCTACGGCATAGACCGTATTCTGCTTATTTAAGCCCCACAGTGCGTGAATTGAGATATTGCAACCGGGGAATAGGGCATAAACCATAAACCGATTGCCCGCAAAGATGGTCTCTTCTTCACGCAGATCGACAATTACCAAATTGTCTCGCACTTGCGTACAGCGCTTGAGCTGCTCACTAAATGCCGCCGCTTGCTCAAAGTACAAGTCCACCCGCTCTTTGACATCCGGCAGCGCCAAAATCTCTTCAATCGAGTGATTCTTACAGTAATCAATCAGCTCCATCATCAACTGATAGTTGGAGATGCGGAAATTGCGGAAACGGCCCAACCCCGTGCGGGCATCCATCAAGAAATTCAATAATTCCCAACCCTGGGGATGCAGAATCTCATCCAAGCTAAACTGGGCGGCATCGCCTTTGTCAACTGCCGCCATCATCTCTTCGGCGATCGTCGGGAAGGCTGCACGTCCGCCAAAGTAGTCATAGACCACACGGGCGGCTGAAGGGGCATCTGGATGAATCACATGATTCTCTAAACTTTCATCATTCCGGGTTACTTCACTGGAATGATGATCAAATGCGAGGTGAACGCCTGGAACGTAGGGCAAATTCGTGGTGATATCACGATCGCTAATCGCAATTTTGCCATCCTGCATGTCCTTAGGATGGACAAACTTAATGTCATCAATAATGTCTCGGTCTTTGAGTAAAACGGCACAAACTAGTCCGTCAAAGTCACTCCGAGTCACTAGGCGATACTTTTCCCGAGTTAATAGTTGCATCTAACTTCCTTGGAACATAATACGGCGTATATGTTTAGAGTGCCCATTCGACCCACCGCATAACGTCCTAGAATGTCGCAAACCCCAGTGCAACTCCACCGCGATTAATCAACAAATCCCCCATCCGCCAGCGGCGCCTAAGGGGAAGCGGCAAAACCAGCGGTTCAGCAAACCGGCGCTGCCTGAAAGTTGAAATCGTGAACCGTTAGGATGCCGCCTCAGCCGGTTGAATTAACCGCTCCCACACCAGAATGATGCGCTGCAACGATCGGGGCAAATTTGGCTTTTCCAGGTCGATATATTGCACAAATCCCCGTTGTGATTGTAACGACGTCGTGGGATAGTCCGCCAATGCCGCTTCTGTCAGATAGCTCAAGCCATTGAGGTTTGGGAATCGCCGATGCGTTAAGACTCGCTTAAATCGCTTAACTTGCTGTGGTGACAAGGTTTTCACCACGACCGGATGCGACCGGATAAATGGGGCTGTGGTCAATGATGTAACGTTGCCATCCTCAGTCAGCGTATAGGTAGTCACGAGTCCCGCTAAACCACCCGAAACCGTCCGGCGAAATACGACTGATTGCGCTAAATCTGTCGTCGGTGTCCCAAACAAATCAAAAGACGTCCGGACTGTGGTCCGAGCACCACTGGCGGCACGATTTTGCTCAATTCGCGAGGCATCCTGGTTGAGGTGATAAACCCAAGTCCGGCGCTGACCTTTGACGATCGCCTGCCAACCTTGCAAAGCAATTTTCGTACAGGCTTGGCGCGGCCGATAAATGCCTAAGCAGCCATCAAATACGCGTTTTTTCACGCCGGTCACGCGCAAGTTCGCCACCGGCACCGGATTATCAGTCGCCACCCGTGCCACCAGCTGCTTAGCGACCGGCACCGGCAACCAGGCCCGATCAAACACTTCCAGACGCAAGATTTGCCCCGTCGTATCCGTGCGATAGAACCAGGTTTGAACACCATCCGTCATACCAATCCGGTAGCCGGGGACAATCGCTTGGGTACACAACTCATCCGGGCGGGCTAAATTTAGGCAACCATTCGACCAACGCTGCTTCGTCGACTGATTAATCTGGAGACTCGCGAGGGCCGCGCCAAACTCCTGGTTAACCGCTTGTTTAACCGCTTGGGATACGGACTCCGGCACCGGCACAAGCGGACGCGGTGGCACCGGTGGTGGCGTCAATCCGGGTAATGGCGTAATCGATGGTGGTTGTTCAACTTGGGCCACAGTTGTGCGGGGCGTTGCAAGCACAACCGCCGCACAGCCGAATAGCATGGCCAAAGACAATCGAATATGAGGGAAACACATCATTGCGAAATTATGGTTGATGGGGGTTATCTTAAGGATACGAACTGGCACCCTGAATTACCCGGCTCGTTACTGATCTTGATACAAGATTCCCGGACCAATTACCTCCCCTCCACGACAGACATCGTAAGCAGTACAACCGCGAAACATCAACTATTCCGTCGCCGCAAAACCCATGACCGAGACAGTCCCAAGCAATCAAACCCAGATCACCGCGGCCACCGTGACCAACTGCTGGATCGCCACCGCTGAGGGTAACGTGATCGAGCAGTTCCAGCAGGTTCACAACATCTTGCAGCAGAATCGGTTTTGCACCTTGGCGACTTGCTCCACCGACGGGTTGCCTTGGGCTTCCCCATTGCTCTACGGTTACGACAGCCAGCTCACAATCTATTGGTCATCGGCGATCGTTTCCCGGCATTCGGACTACATCACCCAAAACCACGGACGCAGTGCCATCACCATTTATGATTCCACGGCACAACCCGGCAAGATTGCGGGCTTATTTCTGAGCGGGCAAACGCGGATCGTACCCGACGACCAAACCGCAATGGCCATGGAATATTTATTTGCTCGAGTTAAGACCCGCCCCGATCGCACCGCTGCTGATTATTGCAATGACTCCCCACGACGCTTCTACCAGTTTGAACCGAGCGAGATTTGGATTACCGGCGAGCGGGTGCCGCATGGCAAGCAACTGATCGATACGAAAATTCAGCTCGATCGGAAGCCGCTGATTGCATACTTAACGAAATTGTCCGCCGCCACAGCTTAATGCAATCCGACTTATATGCAATCCAATTGGACACAGCGGGTACCCTAGGGCTATTCATGCAACCGGCAACCTGGAGCACTATGCACAATCATCCTCGACTGACTGCAGCAGCCCGTAAAGGTGATGCACAGGCGATCGCGGCCTTGATTGGTGTTGCCTTACCCAAAGGCACTCGCAGTGAAGCCCGACTCCGCGATCAGGTGCTCCACATCATCGTTACGGCTGATCATCGACTTAATCAAGCCCAAACTTTGAGAAACATCGCTGATGTGCTGCACAATTTGCATTTGGCGTTACAAACCATCCGCATTGATGCCTATATTCAGCAAGAAACGTCACCCGTTTGGAGCGATGTGCTGACACAGGAGCAATCGGCGACCACACCGCGATCGCAGCCCAAACCTCAGCTACGGCCACAGTCAACAACTCGGCCACGGCCATCATCCCGTCCCGCTCAGACCCATCAGCCGCAACGCACAACACCGCAGCAAATTCCTGCCTGGTTAGCCGAAAAACCTAACTTCCACACCTACCGCCGACTGATAGAAGCCCATTTCGATCTAGCAAAACTCGCATTGGTGCTGCCCTTTGTGCTTTATGGCCTGTGGTTTGCCAAGCATTACAATGTTGCCGACTTTCTCACGGGGAATATCCGCATCATCCAGTTTCTACATGGTGCGAACTTGATCTTTCACGAGGCAGGTCATGTTTTATTCATGTTCTTTGGCCAGTTCATGGCGATTTTAGGTGGGTCACTGAATCAAATTCTGATTCCCTCCATCATCAGTGGCTATTTTTTCTTCAAACAGCAGAAATATTCTGGGGCGATCACCCTCTTTTGGGTCGGTGAAAACTTCTGGGATGTCTCAGTTTATGCCAGCGATGGCTACTACATGTCCCTGCCTTTGCTGGGCGGTGATGGCACGACCCATGACTGGAATTGGTTATTAACTACCCTAGGATGGATACCCCAAACAAAACTTGTTGGTAGTTTGATCTATAGCGTGGGTACGTTGATTTACATTAGTGCGATCGGGCTATCGATTTACTTTGCTCAAAAGCAACTCGCCGATCGACCGGGATAATATCCCACCGCATCTTTACGACTTCACATCATCGGGGAATTACGCATGTTTCAAGGGCGATCGGTTATTTCAAGCATGGTAATGGGCTGGATGTTGCTGATACTGGGCATTCTCAGTTATCGCCACATCACCAACACGCCCCCCCCTCAAGACACCGTCAAATCATCGACTCAAAGGATCTGGCTACGCTAAACGGTGCTGCTCTAACTGCTCTCGCGTAACGACTTCAAGGGCCTTTTCGTGGCAAGCCTCCAGGACAATCGCGGGAGCCACACCGGCATCATAGGCCTCTTTCCAACGCGAAACGCACAGACACCATTTATCGCCCGGTTTTAAGCCAGGAAATTCGTAGGCTGGAATCGGTGTGCTTAAGTCATTACCACGCGATCGACTAAATTCGAGAAATTCGGCAGTAACTTCAGCACAGACTGTGTGACTGCCATAATCCTGGGGGCCGGTTTGGCAAAATCCATCGCGGTAAAAGCCGGTTCTTGGGGCGGTACAGCAACATTGCAGTTCGGTTCCGAAAATATTTTTGGGGCGACTGCTGATATTTTGACTGTCATTCATGGGCGTCGCTTACTTTAACGGTATTGCATCTCTATAAGAATATAGCTTGCAACAAATCGAATTGACTTTACGCGATCGATAGAGATTATGTACGAATTCCGTAATTTGCCGAGACCCGTGCATAATCCAATCAGCGTCGAGTAAAAATTATCGCCATATGCCGATGGCCGATCGTCCATATCAAGGCAAATTTCCCCAGTTGCTTCTCGGCGGTGGATTTCTCCTAGCCGCGGTCGGTCTTATCCTGCTCGGGACAACCACGCGATCGATGCACTGTGCACATCACCAGCAGCGGATGCAATGTCAGTATCAGGACCACTGGGTCTACGGCTCCCTAGCGACTCAACCCGTCGCCTTCGAGCTTGGGCAAGCCAAAATCCAAAGACAACTCAAATCACGGCAAGAATCAAACAGTCGATGGCGTAAGTATTTTGTCTATGAAGCACATCTCACAACGGATCGCGGGGACATCCTCTACGTCGCTGCCAATCGAGACAAGGGCTACGTCGAAGCACGCGTCAACGTCCTCCAACTCTGGATGAAACAGCCTGAAGCCGCATCGCTGCAAATACAGCCCGACACGACGTTAAACCCGACTGCCAGCACTTTCTGGGCCATTGCCAGCGGGGGAATTGGTCTATTTATTTTCATTGCGGCACGAGCATAGCAAGTATAATGCCTAACCTTCCGCCACCACTGGCTCCGGCTCCGGCAACGCGCCTTGCATCTTCCCTAACCAATCGGTCAAACTCTCCAACTGTTGATCCGGCTTCATCGCCCCTAAACCACGTACCGTAACTTTCCCTGGCTGATACACAAACCGCGTCTGCAAATGCACTGGCAAATTCGCCTTGAGCAAGTTCCAGGCGGGTTCTTCCATCGGCGTTTCCAATAGGACATGCTGCTTGCCATCGGGTTTGATTTTGGAGAAGCCGAGTTTTTTCGCAATCAGCTTCAGCTCCATCACCCGAATCAACTGCTGCGTCGCGATCGGAATCGTCCCATAGCGATCATTCCAGTCCGCGGCGATCGCCATCAGCGATCGTTTATCCGATGCCGACGCTACCGATCTGTAGGCACTCATCTTCTGGTCAAGATCGGGAATATAAT
This portion of the Romeriopsis navalis LEGE 11480 genome encodes:
- a CDS encoding pyridoxamine 5'-phosphate oxidase family protein, whose translation is MTETVPSNQTQITAATVTNCWIATAEGNVIEQFQQVHNILQQNRFCTLATCSTDGLPWASPLLYGYDSQLTIYWSSAIVSRHSDYITQNHGRSAITIYDSTAQPGKIAGLFLSGQTRIVPDDQTAMAMEYLFARVKTRPDRTAADYCNDSPRRFYQFEPSEIWITGERVPHGKQLIDTKIQLDRKPLIAYLTKLSAATA
- a CDS encoding exopolyphosphatase produces the protein MQLLTREKYRLVTRSDFDGLVCAVLLKDRDIIDDIKFVHPKDMQDGKIAISDRDITTNLPYVPGVHLAFDHHSSEVTRNDESLENHVIHPDAPSAARVVYDYFGGRAAFPTIAEEMMAAVDKGDAAQFSLDEILHPQGWELLNFLMDARTGLGRFRNFRISNYQLMMELIDYCKNHSIEEILALPDVKERVDLYFEQAAAFSEQLKRCTQVRDNLVIVDLREEETIFAGNRFMVYALFPGCNISIHALWGLNKQNTVYAVGKSIVNRSSNTNIGELMLEYGGGGHANAGTCQVDNVLATEVLETLAARINADG
- a CDS encoding BamA/OMP85 family outer membrane protein: MRLPLAAACSLGALTVCHSAPPAQAATAKTAPTADQNWVIQTESPTLANTVTTTPPEMLTQPESMALPESTPQALAARLPASPASITETPATPITSPTNYGAAALTTTPRRLTATPSPTTTPSSTTAKQATPPPPSAAITISEPTAQIVAQQSTPKPSEKLVRPKSAIAPPSQPVDPPADAVKPSRLNLPNFVIETNPVSQTPTTPVTSPSENIAPPIANDNTNNIAPAIKPTTPTPTGQNSSLAADLAVQVLDVKITGVDPEIQKILRDRLATRPGRQSSLNQINQDIATMLSTELIGSASFTTAISDNGISVTFQATPVTVQNIQLRNAKVLTTAVASEIFKDQLGQAIQPSKLDQGVRAINQWYLDNGYSLSRAIDVEPNRNGSLKLTVKEGTIDELKIRFVDEFGRTVDDDGKAIQGKTKESFIRREIKSKQGDIFQVSRIQADLKNLYQTGLFINAGVTLEGDADKTSVVYNIAEGANRQANIGGGFSSDTGIFGSATYNDQNLGGTGNQIGGRILLGSKDLQFNGKFTRPFRDSDPSRWGYSINAFRERGISRVFDDDILLANGDQVREGKIGAGIGLTKSLGNNWNGTIDLGYTRTSQRDGSGNVVQFDNAGNPLSLSGRGIDDQVTLGFTAGFDQVDNPSNPKSGSRLQLSTEQGLPIGTGSSAANKLSANFTQYVPVNIFNKNQQNRDTQEVFAFNVQGGTTIGALAPYKAFTLGGVDSVRGYGQGELGIGRSYIQASAEYRFPLISSLGGTVFADFASDLGSASLVPGAPGQDRNRPGSGFGVGAGIRYNSPLGILRADWGFTDSGTNRVQFTIGEKF
- a CDS encoding FG-GAP repeat domain-containing protein translates to MLNLKPFGASEFDFNGDRRADFIDTVAGEPNVFVQADSGIFRARALSAPSPDPGWNLVGVGDFDGDGTNDDLYWRHRLSSKTAIDLVDAGQVGDGTTDIFWRYIGDDAASEIWFMKNGEIAESLPLPIVPQSWASQIADFNSDGKADIFWQDSATGQLEVWLLDGATLLDLQRIELPGSRGDLKLVDINGDGRTDVFDRERFTGRSRVWFWGESGLQDAATPVELPATAPDGAFNFGDFNGDQRADILFRGPAANTAELFIGNADGKFDTAILTGLENRYFERIQDFDGDGKTDLMVTNFLSRDTQLLLLDGPVVRETKLSGRVIEPVAVPLDSVAPSPSAATPIAIPGFDNRISGPSVEVASLTPPAAQIPLSVLIPSPKQVLDLVVSQAM
- a CDS encoding TRCF domain-containing protein — its product is GQMDAIGFDLYMQMLDEAIKEIRGVGNLLGAEQSGQMDAIGFDLYMQMLDEAIKEIRGQEIPQVDDTQVDLNMTAFIPADYIPDLDQKMSAYRSVASASDKRSLMAIAADWNDRYGTIPIATQQLIRVMELKLIAKKLGFSKIKPDGKQHVLLETPMEEPAWNLLKANLPVHLQTRFVYQPGKVTVRGLGAMKPDQQLESLTDWLGKMQGALPEPEPVVAEG
- a CDS encoding DUF2237 family protein, with translation MNDSQNISSRPKNIFGTELQCCCTAPRTGFYRDGFCQTGPQDYGSHTVCAEVTAEFLEFSRSRGNDLSTPIPAYEFPGLKPGDKWCLCVSRWKEAYDAGVAPAIVLEACHEKALEVVTREQLEQHRLA
- a CDS encoding CocE/NonD family hydrolase, yielding MFQVCSPQLVSMQTRDGVRLDADVYYPDIDGTFPVLLMRQPYGRAIASTVVYAHPAWYAAHGYIVVIQDVRGRGSSAGEFRLFETEIADGADTIDWAANLPGSDGHVGMYGFSYQGMTQLYAAAAQPSALKTICPAMIGYDLYADWAYEGGAFCWQTNLAWAVQLAAETARRSGDESTFLKLAAAAKSLPLADAVPVDADLLRSLAADSFYHDWLNRPADDDYWQRLSPKTYAAVLADLPMLHIGGWFDTFARGTLNLYQAMAAASPHPQHLIMGPWTHLPWGRRAGDLDFGTAAVNPCDRLQVQWFDYWLKGIANGVADAPAVRLFEMGSQDWLVSETWPLATPQQFYLHPTGLTSMTCGVLSPDLPAAIVPQSDRLVHDPWRPVPAVGGHATYPAGPIERSSVDDRSDVLTYTTEPLIERLQIVGAAELALYCAADAASWDICVVLSDVHPNGRAYSFAQGYQRVNQTDALPLVVKLQPTCIVLPKGHCLRVSLSAASFPAYPVNPGNGDRPETAQRIAQQIITLSINGTAITPSSLVFTGDLAAG